The Arachis hypogaea cultivar Tifrunner chromosome 16, arahy.Tifrunner.gnm2.J5K5, whole genome shotgun sequence genome contains a region encoding:
- the LOC112755287 gene encoding probable plastid-lipid-associated protein 11, chloroplastic isoform X1 has protein sequence MATTTLLLPTPFKPQSPNSKLSVPRCYSHPRFTCSSVTAQSQSARERLLVLISDQDRGLRTQTDPARRAAIVEAIDAMAELGAGTVTTDDSLSGTWRLLWTTEKEQLFIIEKAPLFGTRAGDVLQVIDVQQKTLNNVITFPPDGVFFVRSGIEIASPQRVNFRFTSAVLRGKNWEIPLPPFGQGWFDTVYLDRDLRVAKDIRGDYLVVDRASYNWKE, from the exons ATGGCCACCACAACCCTCCTTCTTCCCACACCCTTCAAACCCCAAAGCCCTAATTCAAAACTCTCGGTCCCTCGTTGCTACTCTCACCCAAGGTTCACCTGCTCTTCCGTCACCGCCCAATCCCAATCAGCCAGGGAGCGCCTTCTCGTCCTAATCTCCGACCAGGACCGCGGCCTCAGGACGCAGACTGACCCTGCGAGGCGTGCTGCCATCGTCGAAGCCATCGACGCAATGGCCGAACTTGGCGCCGGAACTGTGACCACTGACGACTCACTCTCCGGCACGTGGAGGCTGCTTTGGACCACCGAGAAAGAGCAGCTTTTCATTATCGAGAAAGCTCCCCTGTTCGGAACACGTGCCGGCGACGTGTTGCAAGTCATCGATGTCCAACAGAAAACCCTCAATAACGTCATCACTTTCCCTCCCGATGGGGTTTTCTTCGTCCGTTCCGGGATTGAGATTGCGTCGCCACAGAGAGTCAATTTCAG ATTTACTAGTGCAGTATTACGTGGGAAGAATTGGGAAATACCGTTGCCGCCATTTGGACAGGGTTG GTTTGATACTGTTTACCTTGATCGTGACCTTCGAGTTGCGAAGGATATCCGGGGAGACTATTTAGTTGTAGACCGGGCTTCATATAATTGGAAAGAATGA
- the LOC112755287 gene encoding probable plastid-lipid-associated protein 11, chloroplastic isoform X2, with protein MATTTLLLPTPFKPQSPNSKLSVPRCYSHPRFTCSSVTAQSQSARERLLVLISDQDRGLRTQTDPARRAAIVEAIDAMAELGAGTVTTDDSLSGTWRLLWTTEKEQLFIIEKAPLFGTRAGDVLQVIDVQQKTLNNVITFPPDGVFFVRSGIEIASPQRVNFRFTSAVLRGKNWEIPLPPFGQGW; from the exons ATGGCCACCACAACCCTCCTTCTTCCCACACCCTTCAAACCCCAAAGCCCTAATTCAAAACTCTCGGTCCCTCGTTGCTACTCTCACCCAAGGTTCACCTGCTCTTCCGTCACCGCCCAATCCCAATCAGCCAGGGAGCGCCTTCTCGTCCTAATCTCCGACCAGGACCGCGGCCTCAGGACGCAGACTGACCCTGCGAGGCGTGCTGCCATCGTCGAAGCCATCGACGCAATGGCCGAACTTGGCGCCGGAACTGTGACCACTGACGACTCACTCTCCGGCACGTGGAGGCTGCTTTGGACCACCGAGAAAGAGCAGCTTTTCATTATCGAGAAAGCTCCCCTGTTCGGAACACGTGCCGGCGACGTGTTGCAAGTCATCGATGTCCAACAGAAAACCCTCAATAACGTCATCACTTTCCCTCCCGATGGGGTTTTCTTCGTCCGTTCCGGGATTGAGATTGCGTCGCCACAGAGAGTCAATTTCAG ATTTACTAGTGCAGTATTACGTGGGAAGAATTGGGAAATACCGTTGCCGCCATTTGGACAGGGTTGGTAG